GGTGATCGGCGCCGGGCTGTTCGTCGGCTCGGGCGCCGGGATCGCCGCGGCCGGGCCGGCCGTGGTGCTGGCCTTCGCCGCCTCCGGGCTGCTGGTCATGCTGGTGATGCGGATGCTCGGCGAGATGTCCGCCGCCCGCCCGGCCTCCGGCTCCTTCTCGGTGCACGCGGACCGGGAGATCGGCGGCTGGGCCGGGTTCACCGTCGGCTGGCTGTTCTGGGTGCTGCTGTGCGTCGGTGTCGCGGTGGAGGCGATCGGCGCGGCCGGCATCGTCTCCGGCTGGCTGCCCGCCGTGCCGTCCTGGGCCTGGGTGGCGGTCTTCATGGCCTTCTTCTGCCTGACCAACCTGGCGGCGGTGCGCAACTTCGGCGAGTTCGAGTTCTGGTTCGCCGCGGTCAAGGTGCTGGCCATCACCGCCTTCCTGGTGATCGGCGTGCTGGCGGTCTGCGGCCTGCTGCCCGGCACCGCCGCCCCGGGGGCGGCCAACCTCACCGGCCGCGGCGGCTTCCTGCCGCACGGGACGAGCGGCCTGATCACCGGCCTGCTCGCCTCGGTCTTCGCGTACGGCGGCCTGGAGACCGTCACCATCGCCGCCGCCGAGTCGGAGAATCCGCGGCGCAGCGTGGCGATCGCGGTGCGCACCGCGATGTGGCGGATCGCGCTGTTCTACGTCGGCTCGATGGCGGTGATCGTCACGCTGGTGCCGTGGGACGACCCGGCGGTGGTGCGGCCCGGCCCGTACGTCGCGGTGCTGGACGTGCTGGGCATCCCCGGCGCGGCCCAGCTGATGAACGCGGTGGTGCTGATCGCGCTGCTGTCCGCGATGAA
This is a stretch of genomic DNA from Kitasatospora fiedleri. It encodes these proteins:
- a CDS encoding amino acid permease, whose translation is MSRTPTPETAPAREPAAEDAGLAHGLKQRHLSMIALGGVIGAGLFVGSGAGIAAAGPAVVLAFAASGLLVMLVMRMLGEMSAARPASGSFSVHADREIGGWAGFTVGWLFWVLLCVGVAVEAIGAAGIVSGWLPAVPSWAWVAVFMAFFCLTNLAAVRNFGEFEFWFAAVKVLAITAFLVIGVLAVCGLLPGTAAPGAANLTGRGGFLPHGTSGLITGLLASVFAYGGLETVTIAAAESENPRRSVAIAVRTAMWRIALFYVGSMAVIVTLVPWDDPAVVRPGPYVAVLDVLGIPGAAQLMNAVVLIALLSAMNANIYGSSRMAHSLIARGHGPRALSRLSGGVPRRAVLASCGFGFLAVLLSYWWPETVFSWLLNMVGAAVLVVWAFICVAQLRMRRRLSAAELPVRMWAFPYLTYLALAAILAVLVLMTLDPANRVQLYFTAGLTLVLAAAGALRGRGPGRRGPRAPDGTRGPTPLCGAYSKDGPAVRVRLIS